One part of the Cinclus cinclus chromosome 20, bCinCin1.1, whole genome shotgun sequence genome encodes these proteins:
- the LOC134052163 gene encoding melanin-concentrating hormone receptor 1-like gives MAPGNSSRNFSVPEAQNGSVPEKPAPHTNVIMPSLFSIICFLGIMGNLIVIYTIIKKKKLRCKQTVPDIFIFNLSIVDLLFLLGMPFLIHQLLGNGSWYFGAPLCTIITALDTNSQITSTNILTVMTLDRYLATVYPLKSTYVRTPCVAALVICLVWLLSFLTIIPVWMYAGLMPLEDGTVRCALLLPNPETDIYWFTLYQFMLAFAVPLVIICVVYFKILQHMATTVVPLPQRSLRVRTKKVTRMAVAICSAFFICWAPFYILQLVHLGIDTPSVAFFYAYNFAISLGYANSCLNPFLYIALSETFKRQFLVAIRPAKEPCRNSSSANNNSTTEASVCLKLAPESTQQTQFLEDFSPRSLPVTVAVH, from the exons ATGGCCCCCGGCAACTCTTCCCGCAACTTCTCGGTGCCGGAGGCTCAGAACGGCTCAG TACCAGAGAAGCCAGCACCACACACCAATGTGATAATGCCCAGTCTCTTCAGCATCATCTGTTTCCTGGGCATCATGGGGAACCTCATTGTGATCTACACTATCATCAAGAAGAAGAAGCTGAGATGCAAACAAACCGTGCCCGATATTTTCATCTTCAACCTCTCCATCGTGGACCTCCTCTTTCTCTTGGGCATGCCCTTCCTCATCCACCAACTCTTAGGCAATGGCTCGTGGTACTTTGGAGCTCCCCTGTGCACCATCATCACCGCCCTGGACACAAACAGCCAGATCACCAGCACCAACATCCTCACCGTGATGACACTGGACCGTTACCTGGCCACCGTCTACCCCCTCAAATCCACCTACGTTCGGACGCCGTGCGTTGCGGCTCTCGTCATCTGCCTGGTGTGGCTcctgtccttcctgaccatcATTCCTGTATGGATGTATGCAGGCCTCATGCCCCTGGAGGACGGGACTGTGCGCTGTGCTCTCCTGCTCCCCAACCCAGAGACTGACATCTACTGGTTCACCCTCTACCAGTTCATGCTGGCCTTTGCTGTGCCCTTGGTCATCATCTGCGTGGTCTATTTTAAGATCCTCCAGCACATGGCCACCACCGTGGTCCCTCTGCCCCAGAGGAGTCTCCGGGTGCGTACGAAGAAGGTCACCCGAATGGCAGTCGCCATCTGTTCTGCCTTCTTTATTTGCTGGGCTCCCTTCTACATCCTCCAGCTGGTTCACCTGGGCATCGACACCCCATCCGTGGCCTTCTTCTACGCCTACAACTTTGCCATTAGCTTGGGCTATGCCAACAGCTGCCTCAACCCCTTCCTCTACATCGCCCTCAGTGAGACCTTCAAGCGCCAGTTCTTGGTGGCCATTCGCCCTGCCAAGGAGCCCTGTCgcaacagcagctctgccaacaACAACAGCACGACAGAGGCCAGTGTGTGCCTGAAGCTGGCGCCAGAATCCACCCAGCAGACTCAGTTCCTGGAGGACTTTTCCCCACGCTCGCTGCCGGTGACTGTGGCTGTTCACTAG